The following proteins are co-located in the Citrobacter freundii ATCC 8090 = MTCC 1658 = NBRC 12681 genome:
- the hmpA gene encoding NO-inducible flavohemoprotein — translation MLDAQTIATVKATIPLLVETGPKLTAHFYDRMFTHNPELKEIFNMSNQRNGDQREALFNAIAAYASNIENLAALLPAVEKIAQKHTSFQIKPEQYNIVGGHLLATLDEMFSPGQEVLDAWGKAYGVLANVFINREAQIYSENANKNGGWEGTRPFRIVAKTPRSALITSFEFEPVDGGAVAEYHPGQYLGVWLKPEGFPHQEIRQYSLTRKPDGKGYRIAVKREDGGQVSTWLHNHANVGDVVHLAAPAGDFFMDVATDTPVSLISAGVGQTPMLAMLDTLAKAKHTAQVNWFHAAENGDVHAFADEVNELGKTLPRFSAHTWYREPTETDRAKGAFDSVGLMDLNKLESAISDPAMQFYLCGPVGFMQFAAKQLVGLGVKNENIHYECFGPHKVL, via the coding sequence ATGCTTGACGCACAAACCATCGCTACAGTGAAAGCCACCATTCCCCTGCTGGTTGAAACAGGTCCGAAGCTGACCGCACATTTCTATGATCGCATGTTTACGCATAACCCAGAGCTGAAAGAAATTTTCAACATGAGTAACCAGCGTAATGGCGATCAGCGCGAGGCTCTGTTTAACGCGATTGCCGCGTATGCCAGCAATATCGAAAACCTGGCGGCGCTGTTGCCAGCGGTTGAGAAAATCGCGCAAAAGCATACCAGTTTCCAGATTAAACCAGAGCAGTACAACATCGTGGGTGGTCATTTGCTGGCAACGCTGGACGAAATGTTCAGCCCAGGCCAGGAAGTTCTGGATGCGTGGGGTAAAGCGTATGGCGTACTGGCGAACGTTTTCATCAACCGTGAAGCGCAAATCTATAGCGAAAATGCCAATAAAAATGGCGGCTGGGAAGGTACCCGTCCTTTCCGCATCGTGGCAAAAACCCCACGCAGTGCACTGATCACCAGCTTTGAGTTTGAACCTGTCGATGGTGGCGCAGTAGCTGAATATCATCCGGGACAATACCTGGGCGTCTGGCTGAAGCCGGAAGGTTTCCCGCATCAGGAAATTCGTCAGTACTCACTGACCCGTAAGCCTGATGGCAAAGGCTATCGTATTGCCGTTAAGCGTGAAGACGGTGGTCAGGTTTCCACCTGGCTGCACAACCATGCGAATGTTGGCGACGTTGTTCACCTGGCCGCACCTGCGGGCGATTTCTTTATGGACGTCGCGACCGACACCCCGGTATCTCTGATCTCCGCGGGCGTGGGACAAACCCCAATGCTGGCGATGCTGGACACGTTGGCGAAAGCGAAGCATACGGCGCAGGTTAACTGGTTCCACGCGGCAGAAAATGGCGATGTACATGCCTTCGCTGATGAAGTAAATGAACTCGGCAAAACGCTGCCACGCTTTAGTGCGCACACCTGGTATCGTGAGCCAACCGAAACCGATCGCGCGAAAGGTGCGTTTGATAGCGTAGGTCTGATGGATTTGAACAAGCTGGAAAGCGCAATCAGCGATCCGGCGATGCAGTTTTATCTGTGCGGTCCGGTTGGTTTCATGCAGTTCGCCGCGAAGCAGCTGGTCGGCCTGGGCGTGAAAAACGAGAACATTCATTACGAATGCTTCGGTCCGCATAAAGTCTTGTAA
- the hcaC gene encoding 3-phenylpropionate/cinnamic acid dioxygenase ferredoxin subunit, giving the protein MSRVFACPVGDLPEGEALRLDTSPVIALFNVGGEFYAINDRCSHGNASMSEGYLEEDATVECPLHAASFCLKTGKALCLPATDPLTTYAVYVDGSDVFVDIPEDAR; this is encoded by the coding sequence GCCTGCCCTGTAGGGGATTTGCCGGAGGGTGAAGCGCTCCGGCTTGATACCTCGCCCGTCATCGCGCTGTTCAATGTTGGCGGCGAGTTCTATGCCATTAACGATCGCTGTAGCCACGGTAACGCCTCGATGTCGGAAGGTTATCTGGAAGAAGACGCTACGGTGGAATGCCCACTGCATGCCGCCAGCTTCTGCCTGAAAACCGGCAAGGCGTTGTGTTTACCCGCCACCGATCCGCTAACCACCTACGCAGTATATGTGGACGGTAGCGATGTGTTTGTTGATATTCCGGAGGACGCCAGATGA
- the qseG gene encoding two-component system QseEF-associated lipoprotein QseG: MPYVVARMLKRHFLHRVILASLPCLALVGCVPNAVNHIIGDPSQEKIPPNQLADYLATDCTDIWSLSGQSTETNPLYWLRAMDCADRMMPVQARSEASAQLTDTWQGAFKRGILLDNARITPPERREAVTHLDALSPQIPSQVRPLYQAWFRNQMLQLQLAEERLRYSKLQQSSDSDLDTLRQQQQHLQSQLDLTTRKLENLTDIERQLSTRKPAGNYNPDAPHGNDKLTTPDNEEGAAPSADEVTP; encoded by the coding sequence ATGCCATACGTTGTTGCCCGAATGCTTAAACGACATTTTCTTCATCGCGTCATCCTCGCAAGCCTGCCGTGCCTGGCACTGGTTGGTTGCGTCCCGAACGCGGTGAATCATATTATCGGCGATCCTTCGCAGGAGAAAATTCCGCCTAATCAACTGGCGGACTACCTTGCAACCGACTGTACGGATATCTGGTCGCTGTCTGGCCAGTCCACAGAAACCAACCCGCTGTACTGGCTGCGGGCGATGGACTGTGCCGATCGCATGATGCCGGTACAGGCGCGCAGTGAAGCCAGTGCTCAGCTCACGGATACCTGGCAGGGCGCTTTCAAACGCGGGATCCTGCTTGATAACGCCCGCATTACCCCGCCTGAACGGCGAGAGGCAGTTACGCATCTCGACGCGTTAAGCCCACAAATTCCGAGTCAGGTTCGACCGCTTTATCAGGCCTGGTTCCGTAATCAAATGTTGCAGTTACAGCTTGCCGAAGAGCGCCTGCGCTACAGTAAGCTCCAGCAGTCGTCAGACAGCGATCTCGATACGCTGCGTCAACAGCAACAACATTTGCAGTCCCAGCTCGATCTCACGACCCGCAAGCTGGAGAATCTGACCGATATTGAGCGCCAGCTTTCAACGCGCAAACCCGCCGGTAACTACAATCCTGATGCGCCGCACGGGAACGATAAACTCACTACGCCTGATAACGAAGAAGGCGCAGCGCCGTCTGCCGATGAGGTTACGCCATGA
- the glrR gene encoding two-component system response regulator GlrR has protein sequence MSRKPAHLLLVDDDPGLLKLLGMRLTSEGYSVVTAESGQEGLRVLNREKVDLVISDLRMDEMDGMQLFTEIQKVQPGMPVIILTAHGSIPDAVAATQQGVFSFLTKPVDKDALYHAIDGALEQSAPATDDSWRESIVTRSPLMLRLLEQARMVAQSDVSVLINGQSGTGKEVFAQAIHNASPRSHKPFIAINCGALPEQLLESELFGHARGAFTGAVSNREGLFQAAEGGTLFLDEIGDMPAPLQVKLLRVLQERKVRPLGSNRDIDIDVRIVSATHRDLPKAMARGEFREDLYYRLNVVSLKIPALAERTEDIPLLANHLLRQSAERHKPFVRAFSTDAMKRLMTASWPGNVRQLVNVIEQCVALTSSPVISDALVEQALEGENTALPTFVEARNQFELNYLRKLLQITKGNVTHAARMAGRNRTEFYKLLSRHELDANDFKE, from the coding sequence ATAAGCCGTAAGCCCGCACATCTGCTGTTGGTGGATGACGATCCGGGCCTGTTGAAATTACTTGGAATGCGGCTGACCAGCGAAGGCTACAGCGTCGTGACCGCGGAAAGTGGGCAGGAAGGGTTACGGGTACTGAACCGTGAAAAAGTGGATCTGGTTATCAGCGATCTGCGCATGGATGAAATGGATGGCATGCAGCTGTTTACTGAAATCCAGAAAGTGCAGCCGGGCATGCCGGTGATTATCCTGACCGCTCACGGCTCCATCCCGGACGCCGTTGCGGCGACCCAGCAAGGGGTCTTCAGTTTTCTCACTAAGCCAGTCGACAAGGACGCGTTATATCACGCGATTGACGGGGCGCTGGAACAGTCTGCGCCTGCTACTGATGACAGTTGGCGTGAGTCCATTGTCACCCGTAGCCCGCTGATGCTACGTCTGCTGGAACAGGCGCGAATGGTGGCGCAGTCGGATGTTAGTGTCTTGATCAACGGCCAAAGCGGAACCGGGAAAGAAGTTTTCGCCCAGGCTATTCACAACGCCAGCCCGCGCAGCCACAAGCCCTTTATTGCCATTAACTGTGGCGCGTTGCCGGAACAACTGCTGGAGTCTGAACTGTTTGGTCATGCGCGCGGCGCTTTTACCGGCGCGGTGAGTAATCGTGAAGGGCTGTTTCAGGCCGCGGAAGGCGGCACGCTTTTTCTCGATGAGATTGGCGATATGCCTGCACCGTTACAGGTGAAACTGCTGCGCGTATTGCAGGAACGAAAAGTCAGACCGTTGGGCAGTAACCGCGATATCGACATTGATGTGCGGATCGTTTCTGCGACCCACCGCGATTTACCCAAAGCGATGGCTCGGGGCGAATTTCGCGAGGATTTGTACTATCGCCTCAACGTGGTGAGCCTCAAGATCCCTGCGCTGGCCGAGCGTACGGAAGATATTCCGCTGCTGGCGAACCATCTGCTGCGCCAGTCTGCTGAACGGCACAAACCGTTCGTACGCGCCTTTTCAACCGATGCCATGAAGCGGTTAATGACCGCCAGCTGGCCGGGCAATGTGCGTCAGCTGGTCAACGTAATTGAGCAGTGCGTGGCGTTGACCTCTTCGCCAGTGATCAGCGACGCGCTGGTGGAGCAGGCGCTGGAAGGGGAAAACACCGCGCTGCCGACATTTGTTGAGGCGCGTAACCAGTTTGAGCTCAACTATCTGCGTAAGCTGCTGCAAATCACCAAGGGCAATGTGACTCACGCGGCAAGAATGGCGGGGCGCAACCGCACCGAATTCTATAAGTTGCTTTCTCGACACGAGCTGGATGCAAACGATTTCAAAGAATAA
- the hcaB gene encoding 3-phenylpropionate-dihydrodiol/cinnamic acid-dihydrodiol dehydrogenase, giving the protein MSDLRDNVVFITGGGSGLGLALVERFIEEGAQVATLELSPAKVASLRQRFGEHVLAIEGNVTCYADYQRAVDQILTAFGKLDCFIGNAGIWDHNASLVNTPADVLESGFHELFNVNVLGYLLGAKACAPALIASEGSIIFTLSNASWYPGGGGPLYTASKHAATGLIRQLAYELAPKVRVNGVGPCGMATDLRGPQALGQNDTSIMQSLTPEKIAAILPLQFFPEPADFTGPYVMLASKRNNRTLSGVMINADAGLGIRGIRHVAAGLDL; this is encoded by the coding sequence ATGAGCGATTTACGCGATAACGTGGTCTTTATCACTGGCGGCGGCTCCGGCCTTGGCCTGGCGCTGGTCGAGCGTTTCATCGAAGAAGGTGCGCAGGTCGCCACGCTGGAACTGTCGCCAGCTAAAGTTGCCAGTCTGCGTCAGCGCTTTGGCGAACATGTACTGGCAATCGAAGGCAACGTCACCTGCTACGCCGACTATCAGCGCGCGGTGGATCAAATCCTCACAGCGTTTGGCAAGCTGGACTGTTTTATCGGTAATGCGGGCATATGGGATCACAACGCCTCGCTGGTCAATACGCCTGCAGACGTACTGGAGAGCGGCTTTCATGAGCTGTTTAACGTCAACGTGCTGGGTTATCTGCTGGGGGCGAAAGCCTGTGCCCCGGCACTTATCGCCAGCGAAGGCAGCATCATCTTTACCTTGTCCAATGCGTCATGGTATCCCGGCGGCGGCGGCCCTCTGTATACCGCCTCTAAACATGCGGCTACCGGGCTGATTCGCCAGTTGGCCTACGAGCTGGCGCCAAAGGTACGTGTTAACGGTGTCGGTCCGTGCGGTATGGCGACAGATCTACGCGGCCCGCAGGCGTTGGGACAAAACGATACATCGATTATGCAGTCGCTGACACCAGAAAAAATCGCCGCTATTTTGCCGCTACAGTTTTTCCCTGAGCCTGCGGATTTTACCGGTCCGTATGTGATGCTGGCGTCAAAACGCAACAACCGCACATTAAGTGGCGTAATGATCAATGCCGACGCCGGTCTGGGTATTCGCGGTATTCGTCACGTTGCCGCCGGACTGGATCTCTGA
- the qseE gene encoding two component system sensor histidine kinase QseE/GlrK, with protein MKRWSVFPRSLRQLVMLAFLLILLPLLVLAWQAWQSLNALSAQAALTNRTTLIDARRSEAMTNAALEMERSYRQYCVLDDSTLAKVYQSQRKRYSDMLDAHAGVLPDTKLYQALRQDLNDLAQLQCKNSGPDSVSAARLEAFANANTEMVQATRTVVFSRGQQLQQEIAERGQFFGWQALVLFLLSLAMVLLFTRMIIGPVKGIERMINRLGEGRSLGDSVLLTGPRELRSVGQRIIWLSERLSWLESQRHQFLRHLSHELKTPLASMREGTELLADQVVGPLTPEQKEVVGILDDSSRNLQKLIEQLLDYNRKFADDEAELESVEIAPLVESVVSAHSLPARAKMIHTDVALAVNACLAEPMLLMSVLDNLYSNAVHYGAESGNIWIRSSLHGSTVYIDVMNTGTPIPEAEQTMIFEPFFQGSHQRKGAVKGSGLGLSIARDCIRRMRGKLYLVDDHAQNVCFRIELPLAAAKNH; from the coding sequence TTGAAGCGCTGGTCAGTTTTCCCCCGATCTTTACGTCAATTGGTGATGTTGGCATTTTTGCTGATCCTGTTGCCGTTGTTAGTTTTGGCCTGGCAGGCGTGGCAAAGTCTGAATGCCCTGAGCGCGCAGGCTGCGCTGACGAACCGCACCACGCTGATTGACGCCAGACGCAGTGAAGCGATGACCAATGCTGCGCTGGAGATGGAGCGCAGCTATAGGCAATACTGTGTGCTTGATGACTCAACGTTGGCCAAGGTCTACCAAAGTCAGCGTAAACGCTACAGCGATATGCTGGATGCGCATGCGGGGGTGTTGCCAGATACCAAGCTCTACCAGGCGTTGCGTCAGGATCTTAACGATCTCGCGCAGTTGCAGTGTAAAAACAGCGGCCCTGACAGTGTGTCGGCTGCACGGCTGGAAGCGTTCGCCAATGCCAATACCGAGATGGTGCAAGCGACGCGTACCGTCGTCTTTTCTCGTGGCCAGCAGTTACAGCAGGAAATAGCCGAACGCGGGCAGTTTTTTGGCTGGCAGGCACTGGTGCTGTTTCTCCTTAGCCTGGCGATGGTGCTGTTGTTTACCCGTATGATTATCGGTCCGGTGAAGGGCATCGAACGGATGATCAACCGTCTGGGAGAAGGGCGCTCGTTGGGCGATAGCGTATTATTAACTGGGCCCCGCGAGCTGCGATCCGTGGGGCAGCGTATTATCTGGTTAAGTGAACGCCTCTCCTGGCTTGAGTCGCAACGGCATCAGTTTTTACGCCATCTTTCTCATGAGCTGAAAACACCGCTGGCGAGTATGCGTGAAGGTACCGAATTGCTGGCCGATCAGGTAGTGGGCCCGTTAACACCGGAGCAAAAAGAGGTGGTCGGCATCCTCGATGACAGCAGCCGCAACTTGCAAAAACTGATTGAGCAACTTCTCGATTACAACCGCAAGTTCGCGGATGATGAGGCTGAGCTTGAAAGTGTGGAAATCGCGCCGCTGGTGGAAAGCGTTGTTTCTGCGCATAGCCTGCCCGCTCGCGCCAAAATGATACATACTGATGTTGCGCTTGCGGTGAACGCCTGCCTGGCAGAACCGATGCTGTTGATGAGCGTGCTGGACAATCTTTATTCCAATGCGGTGCACTACGGCGCTGAATCCGGTAACATTTGGATCCGCAGCAGTTTGCATGGATCAACGGTATACATCGATGTAATGAATACCGGCACACCGATCCCTGAAGCAGAACAGACCATGATCTTCGAGCCTTTTTTCCAGGGTAGCCATCAGCGAAAAGGGGCGGTAAAAGGAAGCGGGTTGGGGCTAAGCATTGCCAGAGATTGCATTCGCCGTATGCGGGGCAAACTGTATCTGGTTGATGACCATGCGCAAAACGTTTGTTTTCGCATAGAACTGCCGCTAGCTGCTGCGAAAAATCACTAA
- the glnB gene encoding nitrogen regulatory protein P-II, with protein MKKIDAIIKPFKLDDVREALAEVGITGMTVTEVKGFGRQKGHTELYRGAEYMVDFLPKVKIEIVVTDDIVDTCVDTIIRTAQTGKIGDGKIFVFDVARVIRIRTGEEDDAAI; from the coding sequence ATGAAAAAGATTGATGCGATTATTAAACCCTTCAAGCTGGACGACGTCCGCGAAGCGCTGGCAGAAGTCGGTATCACCGGGATGACGGTAACGGAAGTGAAAGGCTTTGGCCGTCAGAAAGGCCATACCGAGCTGTACCGTGGCGCGGAATATATGGTGGATTTTCTGCCGAAGGTAAAAATTGAAATTGTGGTTACCGACGACATCGTCGATACCTGCGTCGACACCATTATCCGTACTGCCCAGACCGGCAAGATCGGCGACGGTAAGATTTTTGTCTTCGACGTGGCTCGCGTTATTCGTATTCGTACCGGTGAAGAAGACGACGCGGCAATCTAA
- the glyA gene encoding serine hydroxymethyltransferase has translation MLKREMNIADYDAELWQAMEQEKVRQEEHIELIASENYTSPRVMQAQGSQLTNKYAEGYPGKRYYGGCEYVDIVEQLAIDRAKELFGADYANVQPHSGSQANFAVYTALLQPGDTVLGMNLAQGGHLTHGSPVNFSGKLYNIIPYGIDESGKIDYEDMAKQAKEHKPKMIIGGFSAYSGVVDWAKMREIADSIGAYLFVDMAHVAGLIAAGVYPNPVPHAHVVTTTTHKTLAGPRGGLILAKGGDEELYKKLNSAVFPSAQGGPLMHVIAAKAVALKEAMEPEFKVYQQQVAKNAKAMVEVFLNRGYKVVSGGTENHLFLLDLVDKNLTGKEADAALGRANITVNKNSVPNDPKSPFVTSGIRIGSPAITRRGFKEAEAKELAGWMCDVLDNINDEAVIERVKGKVLDICARFPVYA, from the coding sequence ATGTTAAAGCGTGAAATGAACATTGCCGATTATGATGCCGAACTGTGGCAGGCTATGGAGCAGGAAAAAGTACGTCAGGAAGAGCACATCGAACTGATCGCCTCCGAAAACTACACCAGCCCGCGTGTTATGCAGGCGCAGGGTTCTCAGCTGACCAACAAATATGCTGAAGGTTATCCGGGCAAACGCTACTACGGCGGTTGCGAGTACGTTGATATCGTTGAGCAACTGGCTATCGATCGTGCAAAAGAGCTGTTTGGCGCTGACTACGCTAACGTACAGCCGCACTCTGGTTCTCAGGCTAACTTCGCTGTTTACACCGCTCTGCTGCAACCGGGTGATACCGTTCTGGGTATGAACCTGGCACAAGGCGGCCACCTGACTCACGGCTCCCCGGTTAACTTCTCCGGCAAACTGTACAACATCATCCCTTACGGTATTGATGAGTCCGGCAAAATTGACTACGAAGACATGGCGAAGCAGGCCAAAGAGCACAAACCGAAGATGATCATCGGTGGCTTCTCTGCTTACTCCGGCGTTGTTGACTGGGCAAAAATGCGTGAAATCGCTGACAGCATCGGCGCATACCTGTTCGTCGATATGGCGCACGTTGCGGGTCTGATTGCCGCAGGCGTTTATCCGAACCCGGTTCCACACGCACACGTTGTGACCACCACCACCCACAAAACCCTGGCGGGTCCACGCGGTGGCCTGATCCTGGCGAAAGGCGGTGACGAAGAGCTGTACAAAAAACTGAACTCTGCTGTGTTCCCAAGCGCGCAGGGCGGCCCGCTGATGCACGTGATCGCAGCGAAAGCCGTGGCGCTGAAAGAAGCGATGGAGCCTGAGTTCAAGGTTTACCAGCAGCAGGTTGCTAAAAACGCCAAAGCGATGGTGGAAGTGTTCCTGAACCGTGGCTACAAAGTGGTTTCTGGCGGTACTGAAAACCACCTGTTCCTGCTGGATCTGGTTGATAAAAACCTGACCGGTAAAGAAGCTGATGCCGCGCTGGGCCGCGCTAACATCACCGTTAACAAAAACAGCGTACCGAACGATCCGAAGAGCCCGTTTGTGACTTCCGGTATCCGTATCGGTTCTCCGGCAATCACTCGCCGTGGCTTCAAAGAAGCGGAAGCGAAAGAGCTGGCTGGCTGGATGTGTGATGTGCTGGACAACATCAATGACGAAGCCGTAATCGAGCGCGTCAAAGGTAAAGTTCTGGATATCTGCGCACGCTTCCCGGTTTACGCGTAA
- the hcaD gene encoding phenylpropionate dioxygenase ferredoxin reductase subunit, with translation MNQKTIAIVGGGQAAAMAAAALRQQGFDGELHLFSDEQHLPYERPPLSKAMLLDDNPQLQPILPADWWREHNVQLHLGVTVQTLGRQTHQLVLADGQSYPWDRLLIATGAAARPLPLLDKLGDRCFTLRHTADAERLRDTLLPGKSIVIVGAGTIGLELAASATQRGCQVTVVELAPTVMGRNAPAPVRDYLLARHQQAGVRVLLNSAIEHAEAGECLSLMLQNGETLLADVMVYGIGIVANDALAREAGLETANGIIVDSASTTSDPDIFAAGDVAITRKPDGSLVRMESWENANFQAQIAAAAMLNLPLPEKTPGWFWTDQFNDNLQFVGEMQGESWFIRGNSDAHKAIWFNLQDGVIVGAVTLNQGREIRLLRKWIQAKKKPPMAALVDETILLKSI, from the coding sequence ATGAACCAAAAAACTATCGCTATCGTCGGCGGCGGCCAGGCTGCTGCTATGGCTGCTGCCGCACTGCGCCAGCAGGGATTTGACGGCGAATTACACCTGTTTTCCGATGAGCAGCATCTGCCCTATGAACGTCCACCGCTCTCCAAAGCGATGCTGCTGGACGACAATCCGCAACTTCAGCCGATACTCCCCGCTGACTGGTGGCGGGAACACAACGTACAGCTGCATCTGGGTGTTACTGTACAGACGCTCGGCCGCCAAACGCATCAGTTGGTGCTGGCTGATGGGCAGAGTTATCCGTGGGATCGGCTACTGATTGCGACGGGCGCTGCGGCACGCCCCCTTCCGCTGTTAGATAAGCTGGGCGATCGATGCTTTACTCTGCGTCATACCGCTGATGCCGAGCGCCTGCGCGACACTTTGTTGCCGGGTAAGTCGATTGTCATTGTCGGTGCGGGCACCATTGGTCTGGAACTGGCGGCCAGCGCGACTCAACGAGGCTGTCAGGTGACAGTGGTGGAGCTGGCACCAACGGTCATGGGCCGTAACGCGCCTGCTCCGGTGCGCGACTACCTGCTTGCCCGCCACCAGCAGGCGGGCGTGCGGGTGTTACTTAACAGCGCCATTGAACACGCCGAAGCGGGAGAGTGTCTCTCGCTGATGCTGCAAAACGGCGAGACGCTGCTGGCCGATGTGATGGTTTACGGCATCGGTATCGTGGCGAATGATGCGCTGGCCCGCGAAGCGGGGCTGGAGACGGCGAACGGCATTATCGTTGATAGCGCCAGCACCACCTCCGATCCGGACATTTTCGCCGCCGGTGACGTAGCGATAACGCGCAAGCCCGACGGTTCGTTAGTACGCATGGAAAGCTGGGAAAACGCCAATTTTCAGGCACAGATTGCCGCCGCCGCAATGCTAAATCTGCCGTTGCCGGAGAAGACACCTGGCTGGTTCTGGACCGACCAATTTAATGACAACCTACAATTTGTTGGCGAAATGCAGGGAGAAAGCTGGTTCATACGCGGCAATTCAGATGCGCATAAAGCAATATGGTTTAACCTGCAGGATGGCGTGATTGTCGGCGCAGTAACGTTGAATCAGGGACGAGAAATACGTTTATTGAGAAAATGGATTCAGGCAAAGAAAAAGCCACCAATGGCGGCTTTAGTCGATGAAACAATCTTGCTTAAGTCAATATAA